A genome region from Gigantopelta aegis isolate Gae_Host chromosome 3, Gae_host_genome, whole genome shotgun sequence includes the following:
- the LOC121367678 gene encoding von Willebrand factor-like yields the protein MDKSVLFVLVTFLAYSAAPAFGTRHAEHTLNARLQSRFRRGIPDKDLGDVIKICSQNPVDLAFVVDASRSIGRRNFTIGLGFVQDMVRMYDIAPDMVRIAVTTFGYGVYEGASFSFSRYKTQPEVLEAIAQLYYYEGGRTDTGDAIAYMEKKQMVEARPEVPHVAIVLTDGTSQRRYFTRDMAKRARDSGIKMFAVGVGRWVKEEELINIAGDPSRVFRVTNYEELKTIKEELAYQTCYEKPKPTPPPKAEPCGSKHPSDIYFVMDQVALGQDGVGWTTQFMSHTVDQEQMGEGMQFGLISGICPFDSGFSLDTYSQSLSLKKRIRQNGSPKRLAQLVGQLLTSAFSESQGHRPDSRKVGVIFLGGKMDTRALLDEMKAAAINGVKLFFANTGNVSQDVLDKLSLMGTVLEGQSTREQSAIFTNLLCPPQN from the exons ATGGACAAATCTGTCTTGTTCGTCCTGGTTACATTTCTAGCATATTCCGCG GCACCAGCTTTCGGAACAAGGCACGCAGAACATACCTTGAATGCCAGGTTACAAA GTCGTTTTCGGCGTGGAATACCAGACAAAGACCTTGGTGACGTCATTAAAA tttgcagTCAGAATCCAGTGGATCTAGCTTTTGTAGTTGATGCGTCCCGCAGCATCGGACGACGGAACTTCACGATTGGCCTCGGTTTCGTTCAAGACATGGTGCGCATGTACGATATCGCACCGGATATGGTTCGGATTGCTGTGACGACTTTTGGCTATGGAGTTTACGAAGGAGCCTCGTTCAGCTTTTCTCGTTACAAGACTCAACCAGAGGTACTGGAAGCAATAG CTCAACTGTATTATTACGAAGGCGGGAGGACAGACACGGGGGACGCTATAGCGTACATGGAGAAGAAGCAGATGGTGGAGGCGCGGCCAGAAGTGCCGCACGTGGCGATAGTCCTGACAGACGGCACGTCGCAGAGACGCTACTTCACCAGGGACATGGCCAAGAGGGCGCGCGATTCAGGAATCAAGATGTTTGCAGTCGGAGTTGGAAGATGG GTGAAGGAGGAAGAATTGATCAACATTGCAGGAGACCCGTCACGTGTGTTCCGGGTGACTAACTACGAAGAGCTGAAGACCATCAAAGAGGAGCTCGCCTATCAGACGTGTTACG aaaaacCGAAACCAACACCTCCACCAAAAGCCGAAC CGTGTGGCTCGAAACACCCCTCGGATATCTACTTCGTGATGGATCAAGTGGCTCTGGGACAGGACGGTGTCGGGTGGACAACTCAGTTCATGTCACACACCGTCGACCAGGAGCAGATGGGGGAAGGCATGCAG TTTGGCCTGATCAGCGGAATCTGCCCATTCGACAGTGGCTTCTCGTTGGATACGTATTCTCAGTCGCTGTCACTGAAGAAGAGAATCCGCCAGAACGGAAGCCCAAAACGACTGGCCCAGCTCGTCGGCCAACTGTTGACGTCTGCGTTTTCCGAGAGTCAGGGGCACAGGCCAGACTCAAGAAAGGTTGGAGTTATCTTTCTTGGAGGAAAGATGGATACCCGTGCTTTGCTGGACGag ATGAAAGCTGCGGCTATCAATGGCGTGAAACTGTTCTTCGCCAACACCGGCAACGTCAGCCAAGATGTTCTGGATAAGCTCAGTCTGATGGGTACAGTCCTAGAGGGACAAAGTACCAGAGAGCAGTCGGCAATATTCACCAATCTGCTATGTCCTCCACAGAATTAA
- the LOC121367680 gene encoding tripartite motif-containing protein 45-like, producing MTSFRSFLLEKRNALDNLMVELSEPPAKDKSAEADGGIPRPYRRRLERERYYTQGIELPREKLRESMTTTQAPAPTTQGGKLAQEIHDEFLTCKICLEGFKSPKCLDCLHTFCEQCIDNHVMSECTYKKYSDYREFTCPLCRKRTALPIGGVKKLPDNFLVSSLGELVARQRPSKFPFCDICKLVNRKHREASSKCLDCNKLLCKQCVDMHRETKVTKNHSLFDCEIEKDIECKEHKEEVVRFYCEPCESCICVLCTFNEHKDHEITQFSDAVVKYKECIQTLLDSCKDRINIYDSQLGLLGKCEATIKASEQNIRDVAIQFISEIRNREKQLIDNLHEIYGKELMEYVSRRSEMQINLDSLKSTCSLTELVLKGKDIELLLLKKQVSEKLSHLSDIEITNLPSTVNKTITFAPGSLDLGCLEDADNITKVEAKKEPEIKVCSMETQTDGLSKINRSVQTERKQTPERKQTPERKKTPEPDASQVTVKIVNDEKAVVTDSNDTSDKSVNMRPRGMQLQSQSSKEETPETSVPEPMSSPVPRRHRRRRERIKPVESYDWVR from the exons GTATCGTCGCCGTTTGGAGCGAGAACGGTATTACACCCAGGGTATCGAACTACCTAGGGAGAAGCTGAGGGAGAGCATGACGACAACGCAGGCTCCCGCCCCTACCACCCAGGGCGGGAAATTGGCCCAAGAGATTCACGACGAGTTCCTGACGTGCAAGATCTGCCTGGAGGGCTTCAAGTCCCCGAAATGCCTCGACTGTCTGCACACGTTCTGCGAGCAGTGCATCGACAACCACGTCATGTCGGAGTGCACCTACAAGAAGTACAGCGACTACCGGGAATTCACCTGCCCACTCTGCCGGAAGCGCACAGCCCTGCCGATAGGCGGCGTTAAGAAACTACCAGACAACTTCCTGGTCTCCAGTCTCGGAGAGCTCGTAGCTCGACAGCGCCCTTCCAAGTTCCCCTTCTGCGATATATGCAAGCTGGTTAACCGAAAACACAGAGAAGCGTCGTCGAAATGTctcgactgcaacaaactgCTGTGCAAGCAGTGTGTCGACATGCACAGGGAAACGAAAGTGACGAAGAATCACAGCCTGTTCGACTGCGAGATCGAGAAGGACATAGAGTGTAAAGAGCACAAGGAAGAAGTCGTCCGGTTCTACTGCGAGCCGTGCGAGTCGTGCATCTGCGTCCTCTGTACCTTCAACGAGCACAAAGATCACGAGATCACCCAGTTCTCGGACGCCGTCGTCAAGTACAAGGAATGCATCCAGACCCTGCTGGACAGCTGCAAGGACAGGATCAACATCTACGACTCGCAGCTCGGGCTGCTGGGAAAATGCGAAGCGACCATCAAAGCCTCGGAGCAGAACATCCGAGACGTCGCTATCCAGTTCATCAGCGAAATACGCAACAGGGAGAAGCAGTTGATAGACAATCTGCACGAGATCTACGGGAAGGAGTTGATGGAGTACGTTTCGAGGAGGTCAGAGATGCAGATTAATCTGGACAGTCTGAAAAGCACGTGCAGCCTCACGGAGCTGGTTCTCAAGGGAAAAGATATCGAACTGCTTCTTCTGAAGAAACAAGTTTCGGAAAAGTTATCGCATCTTTCGGACATTGAAATAACGAATCTGCCGTCTACCGTTAACAAGACAATAACCTTTGCTCCTGGATCTCTCGATCTAGGCTGTCTAGAGGATGCAGATAACATCACGAAAGTGGAAGCAAAGAAGGAACCGGAAATCAAAGTCTGCTCAATGGAAACGCAGACGGATGGTCTTTCCAAGATCAACCGGTCTGTCCAGACGGAACGGAAGCAGACGCCGGAACGGAAGCAGACGCCGGAACGGAAGAAGACGCCGGAACCGGACGCCTCTCAGGTAACTGTGAAGATCGTCAACGACGAGAAGGCCGTTGTGACTGATTCCAACGACACCAGTGATAAGTCCGTGAATATGAGGCCGCGCGGTATGCAGCTGCAGAGTCAGTCGTCCAAGGAGGAGACGCCCGAGACGTCGGTCCCGGAACCCATGTCGTCGCCAGTGCCGCGACGTCATCGACGGCGACGCGAGAGGATAAAGCCCGTTGAG AGTTATGACTGGGTCCGATAA